From the Martelella mediterranea DSM 17316 genome, one window contains:
- the ureE gene encoding urease accessory protein UreE, protein MQRVTSFIPASEGGGAVAGRVELTHDGRHLRRKALKLEDGSSVMLDLKEAVLFATGDRLVLEDGRTIEIVAAPEELYEIHAHGRLHLIELAWHLGNRHLPAQIEEGRILILRDHVIRQMLEGLGAHVHEVVEPFQPVRGAYHSGHGDHHHHGHHHD, encoded by the coding sequence ATGCAGCGCGTTACCAGTTTCATTCCCGCAAGCGAGGGCGGCGGCGCGGTGGCCGGACGCGTCGAGCTGACTCATGACGGCCGGCATCTTCGCCGCAAGGCGCTTAAGCTTGAAGACGGTTCGAGCGTGATGCTCGACCTGAAGGAAGCGGTGCTGTTTGCCACCGGCGATCGGCTGGTGCTGGAGGACGGAAGGACGATCGAGATCGTTGCCGCGCCAGAGGAACTTTACGAGATCCATGCTCATGGCCGGTTGCACCTTATCGAGCTTGCCTGGCATCTCGGCAATCGTCATCTGCCGGCCCAGATCGAGGAAGGGCGGATCCTGATCCTGCGCGACCACGTGATCCGCCAGATGCTGGAAGGCCTCGGCGCGCATGTGCATGAGGTGGTCGAGCCGTTCCAGCCGGTGCGCGGCGCCTATCACAGCGGACACGGAGACCATCACCATCACGGCCATCACCACGATTGA
- a CDS encoding urease accessory protein UreF produces the protein MRWSSRSSRCAAPITADTETITITAITTIDGGAVSGAALLRLLAWLSPAFPLGGFSYSGGLERAAHDRLLEDADDVAEWLAVSLRHGFLWNDAVLLCEAHRAAGDAERLATTAALAAALAGSRERHAETLALGAAFVAAAGAWSASGDEGLPPETPLPVAFGAVAASHGIGLEVACQGYLHAQVSQYISAAIRLSLAGQVAGLAVLSGLEQPILDQAARAAASTPDDLGGCAFSADIAALRHEVQHSRLFRS, from the coding sequence ATGAGGTGGTCGAGCCGTTCCAGCCGGTGCGCGGCGCCTATCACAGCGGACACGGAGACCATCACCATCACGGCCATCACCACGATTGACGGCGGCGCCGTTTCGGGCGCCGCGCTTCTAAGGCTGTTGGCCTGGCTGTCGCCGGCCTTTCCGCTGGGCGGGTTTTCCTATTCCGGCGGGCTTGAGCGTGCGGCCCATGACCGGCTGCTGGAAGATGCGGATGACGTGGCCGAATGGCTCGCCGTCTCGCTTCGCCACGGGTTTCTGTGGAATGACGCCGTGCTGTTGTGCGAGGCCCATCGCGCGGCCGGCGACGCGGAGCGCCTTGCCACCACCGCCGCCCTTGCCGCAGCACTTGCCGGTTCGCGCGAGCGCCATGCCGAAACGCTGGCGCTGGGCGCAGCCTTTGTGGCCGCCGCCGGCGCGTGGTCGGCGTCCGGCGACGAGGGTTTGCCGCCGGAAACGCCGCTGCCGGTCGCCTTCGGCGCGGTTGCCGCATCGCACGGCATTGGCCTGGAAGTGGCCTGTCAGGGCTATCTCCATGCCCAGGTGTCACAGTATATTTCGGCCGCGATCCGGCTGTCGCTTGCCGGTCAGGTGGCCGGCCTTGCCGTGCTTTCGGGGCTGGAGCAGCCGATCCTCGACCAGGCGGCGCGGGCTGCAGCGTCGACGCCGGATGATCTCGGCGGCTGCGCCTTCAGCGCCGATATCGCCGCTCTGCGTCACGAGGTCCAGCATTCACGGCTGTTCCGGTCGTAA
- the ureG gene encoding urease accessory protein UreG, whose product MKSENGPLRVGIGGPVGSGKTALTEKLCKALSRDYSVAVVTNDIYTREDAEALVRMQALTSDRIVGVETGGCPHTAIREDATINLQAIAGLNSRIPDLDIIFIESGGDNLAATFSPDLADITIYVISVCQGEEIPRKGGPGITRSDMLVINKKDLAPYVEVDLDVMARDSERMRNGGPTVFTDLKRGDGVEAVVAFLKEAGGL is encoded by the coding sequence ATGAAATCCGAAAACGGTCCCCTGCGCGTCGGCATTGGCGGCCCGGTCGGCTCCGGCAAGACCGCGCTCACCGAAAAGCTGTGCAAGGCGTTGAGCCGCGACTATTCCGTCGCCGTGGTCACCAATGACATCTATACCCGCGAGGATGCCGAGGCGCTGGTGCGCATGCAGGCGCTCACCTCCGACCGGATTGTCGGCGTGGAGACCGGCGGCTGCCCGCATACCGCCATCCGCGAGGATGCGACGATCAACCTTCAGGCGATCGCCGGGTTGAACAGCCGCATCCCCGATCTCGATATCATCTTCATCGAATCGGGCGGCGACAATCTTGCGGCCACCTTCTCCCCGGATCTTGCTGATATCACCATCTATGTGATTTCGGTCTGCCAGGGCGAGGAAATCCCGCGAAAGGGCGGCCCCGGCATCACCCGGTCGGACATGCTGGTGATCAACAAGAAGGATCTGGCACCCTATGTCGAGGTCGACCTGGATGTCATGGCGCGCGATTCCGAGCGCATGCGCAATGGCGGCCCGACCGTGTTCACCGACCTGAAGCGCGGCGATGGCGTTGAGGCGGTTGTCGCTTTTCTGAAGGAGGCAGGCGGGCTGTAG
- a CDS encoding Crp/Fnr family transcriptional regulator: MNTTLNVSERRKAQFIETGLTAAMDMTTVNRLMECASFINAAPPDLLFLEGDPARYFYSVVTGYVRLFRQNNEGREGDIRICGPGDTFGDDLVFSGDTCRYSAQAAENATLVCYDLAKVRQIAANDDGSMARVLAMSLATQLQQAIDCVADDRLNTALQRVAHYLLSQCPGDTAPASFRLACRKSLLAGKLGLAPEALSRAFGALKTLGVNVHGRTIEITDIEALKRL, from the coding sequence ATGAACACGACCCTCAATGTGAGCGAACGCAGGAAAGCGCAGTTCATCGAGACCGGCCTGACGGCGGCGATGGATATGACGACGGTCAACCGGTTGATGGAATGCGCCAGTTTCATCAACGCCGCGCCGCCTGACCTGCTGTTTCTCGAAGGCGATCCCGCGCGGTATTTCTACAGCGTCGTGACCGGCTATGTCCGGCTGTTCAGGCAGAACAATGAGGGCCGGGAGGGCGATATCCGCATCTGCGGACCGGGCGATACCTTCGGCGACGATCTGGTGTTTTCCGGCGACACCTGCCGCTACAGCGCCCAGGCCGCCGAGAACGCCACGCTGGTCTGCTACGATCTCGCCAAGGTGCGCCAGATCGCGGCCAATGACGATGGCAGCATGGCACGGGTCCTGGCCATGTCGCTCGCAACGCAGTTGCAGCAGGCGATCGACTGCGTGGCCGATGACCGGCTCAATACCGCGCTGCAAAGGGTGGCGCATTACCTGCTCAGCCAGTGTCCGGGTGATACGGCGCCCGCCAGCTTCCGGCTTGCCTGCCGCAAAAGCCTGCTTGCCGGCAAGCTCGGCCTCGCCCCGGAAGCCCTGTCGCGGGCCTTCGGCGCGCTCAAGACCCTTGGCGTCAACGTCCACGGCCGGACAATCGAGATCACCGATATCGAGGCCTTGAAGCGTCTATAG
- a CDS encoding efflux RND transporter permease subunit, giving the protein MNFSAWAIRNPVAPLLAMGLLLFLGLQAFKDMPVTRFPNIDVPVVAVTVAQSGAAPAELEMQVTKKIEDAIASVTGVDELNSTVTDGISTTSVLFRMEVSPDEALRDVKDAIDNIRSDLPATAEDPVVRKIDVEGQAIQTFAVSSPNMSLEELSWFVDDKVERALQGIKGVGRVDRYGGADREIQVSLDADKLASYGITASEVNAQLRQTNADVGSGRGQVGGSEQAIRTLGDSRSVSDLASTTIALGGGRYARLSDLGTVTDTYEEPRTFARHGGEPVVSFGVFRSKGASEVTVADAVAEALDEVRAENPDVSISLIDDAVYFTKGNYTAAMDTLYEGALLAIIVVFLFLHNWRATLIAAVALPLSVIPTFWIMDMLGFSLNLVSLISLTLATGILVDDAIVEVENIERHINMGKTPYRAALEAADEIGLAVIATSFTIIAVFVPVSFMPGIPGQYFIQFGLTVAFAVFFSLVVARLITPVMAAYMLKPSKHKHKEDAEHNDGRIMRSYTAAVRWTTKWRYATLVAAIGVLAVSLFFMARIPGSFIPPEDASRIVLSVELPPNARLSDTEEMTDLIAERIEGYDGVEDVTVLGGSSPLGDLEYRRATITVTLGKLAHSLPEALVNDMLGSLPLIGQYLPKIPPSGREIPQWQIEQEILAGLSDIPDLRITKLNDRGQRDIEFNFLSDNEEDLQEAVAILEAKLRTEPMLDKVSSEGALPRPELKIRPKKEIAARLGITPAQISETVRVATVGDIDANLAKISLDNRLIPVRVRTDLKLRRDLAAIRALKIKAASGEMVPLSVVADVDYSEGVSTVQRYDRHRVVSIGANLPPGVALDPATAKFREIVDSTDLPASVTLAESGDAKILAEMQQSFMNAMMLGLFLVLAVLILLFKDVIQPFTILFSLPLALGGVAIALIVTDNPISMPVLIGLLMLMGIVTKNAILLVDFAKEAIWHGLDRRQALVEAGRKRARPIIMTSIAMSAGMLPAALGVGEGSSFRAPMAIAVIGGIIVSTALSLLVVPAFFMIMDDLARLLRWVFGRFIGKADPNDVVYTAETAGRMSEANRAKLARLEERVETLEGDRDNLSKRGMA; this is encoded by the coding sequence ATGAACTTTTCAGCCTGGGCGATCCGAAATCCCGTCGCGCCGCTTCTGGCGATGGGCCTGTTGCTGTTTTTGGGCCTGCAGGCCTTCAAGGACATGCCGGTCACGCGTTTTCCGAATATCGACGTGCCGGTCGTCGCCGTCACCGTGGCGCAGTCGGGGGCCGCCCCCGCCGAGCTTGAAATGCAGGTGACGAAGAAGATCGAGGACGCGATCGCGAGCGTCACCGGCGTCGACGAGTTGAACTCGACCGTGACGGACGGCATCTCGACGACCTCGGTTCTGTTCCGCATGGAAGTGAGCCCCGACGAGGCGCTGCGCGACGTCAAGGACGCGATCGACAATATCCGCTCCGATCTGCCGGCCACCGCCGAAGACCCCGTGGTGCGCAAGATCGATGTCGAGGGCCAGGCGATCCAGACCTTTGCCGTCTCCTCTCCCAACATGTCGCTGGAGGAACTCTCCTGGTTCGTCGACGACAAGGTGGAGCGCGCGCTGCAGGGCATCAAGGGCGTCGGCCGGGTCGACCGTTATGGCGGCGCGGACCGCGAAATCCAGGTCTCGCTCGATGCCGACAAGCTGGCAAGCTATGGCATCACCGCCTCGGAAGTGAACGCGCAGCTACGCCAGACCAATGCCGATGTCGGCTCGGGCCGCGGCCAGGTCGGCGGCTCGGAGCAGGCGATCCGCACGCTTGGCGACAGCCGCAGCGTCTCCGATCTCGCCAGCACCACGATCGCGCTCGGCGGCGGCCGGTATGCCCGGCTTTCCGACCTTGGCACGGTCACGGATACCTATGAGGAGCCGCGCACCTTCGCGCGCCACGGCGGCGAGCCTGTCGTCTCCTTCGGCGTGTTCCGCTCCAAGGGCGCCAGCGAAGTGACGGTTGCCGACGCGGTGGCCGAGGCGCTGGACGAGGTCCGCGCGGAAAACCCCGATGTCTCGATCTCGCTGATCGATGACGCCGTCTACTTCACCAAGGGCAATTACACCGCCGCGATGGACACGCTGTACGAGGGCGCGCTGCTCGCCATCATCGTCGTGTTCCTGTTCCTGCACAACTGGCGGGCGACGCTGATTGCCGCGGTCGCCCTGCCGCTGTCGGTGATCCCGACCTTCTGGATCATGGACATGCTCGGCTTCTCGCTCAACCTGGTGAGCCTGATTTCGCTGACGCTGGCGACCGGCATTCTCGTCGATGACGCGATCGTGGAGGTCGAGAATATCGAGCGCCACATCAATATGGGCAAGACGCCCTATCGCGCGGCGCTTGAGGCGGCCGACGAGATCGGGCTTGCGGTGATCGCGACGAGCTTCACCATCATCGCCGTGTTCGTGCCGGTGTCGTTCATGCCGGGCATTCCGGGCCAGTACTTCATCCAGTTCGGCCTGACGGTGGCCTTCGCCGTGTTCTTCTCGCTGGTCGTCGCCCGCCTGATCACCCCGGTGATGGCGGCCTATATGCTGAAGCCCAGCAAGCACAAGCACAAGGAAGACGCCGAGCACAATGATGGCCGGATCATGCGCAGCTACACCGCTGCCGTGCGCTGGACCACCAAATGGCGCTATGCGACGCTGGTAGCCGCGATCGGCGTTCTCGCCGTCTCGCTGTTCTTCATGGCGCGCATTCCCGGCAGTTTCATACCGCCGGAAGATGCCTCGCGCATCGTGCTCTCGGTCGAGCTGCCGCCGAATGCACGGCTTTCCGATACCGAGGAGATGACCGACCTGATCGCGGAACGGATCGAAGGCTATGATGGCGTCGAGGATGTCACCGTGCTGGGCGGTTCCTCGCCGCTGGGCGACCTCGAATATCGCCGGGCCACCATCACGGTCACGCTCGGCAAGCTCGCGCATTCACTGCCGGAAGCGCTGGTCAACGACATGCTCGGCAGCCTGCCGCTGATCGGCCAATATCTGCCGAAAATCCCTCCATCGGGCCGTGAAATTCCGCAATGGCAGATCGAGCAGGAAATCCTTGCAGGCCTGTCCGACATTCCCGACCTTCGGATCACCAAGCTCAACGACCGCGGACAGCGTGATATCGAGTTCAACTTCCTCTCCGACAACGAGGAGGACCTGCAGGAGGCCGTCGCGATCCTGGAGGCGAAATTGCGCACCGAGCCGATGCTGGACAAGGTTTCCTCCGAAGGCGCGCTGCCGCGTCCGGAACTGAAAATCCGGCCAAAGAAGGAAATCGCGGCCCGGCTCGGCATCACCCCGGCGCAGATTTCCGAAACCGTGCGGGTGGCGACCGTCGGCGATATCGATGCCAACCTGGCGAAGATCTCGCTCGACAACCGCCTGATCCCGGTGCGGGTGCGCACCGACCTGAAACTCAGGCGCGACCTTGCCGCGATCCGGGCGCTGAAGATCAAGGCCGCGTCGGGCGAAATGGTGCCGCTGTCGGTCGTCGCCGACGTCGACTATTCCGAGGGCGTCAGCACGGTGCAGCGCTATGACCGCCATCGCGTGGTCTCAATCGGGGCCAACCTGCCGCCGGGCGTGGCGCTCGATCCTGCGACGGCGAAGTTCCGCGAGATCGTCGACAGCACCGACCTTCCCGCAAGCGTCACGCTGGCCGAAAGCGGCGACGCCAAGATCCTCGCCGAAATGCAGCAGAGCTTCATGAACGCGATGATGCTCGGCCTGTTCCTGGTGCTGGCGGTGCTGATCCTGTTGTTCAAGGACGTGATCCAGCCGTTCACCATCCTGTTCTCGCTGCCATTGGCGCTGGGCGGGGTCGCGATCGCGCTGATCGTCACCGACAATCCGATCTCGATGCCGGTTCTGATCGGCCTCCTGATGCTGATGGGGATCGTGACAAAGAACGCGATCCTGCTGGTGGACTTCGCCAAGGAAGCAATCTGGCACGGGCTCGACCGGCGGCAGGCGCTGGTGGAGGCCGGACGCAAGCGCGCGCGGCCTATCATCATGACCTCGATCGCGATGTCGGCTGGCATGCTGCCGGCGGCGCTTGGCGTCGGCGAAGGCTCGTCCTTCCGCGCGCCGATGGCGATCGCGGTGATCGGCGGTATCATCGTCTCGACCGCGCTGTCGCTGCTGGTGGTCCCCGCCTTCTTCATGATCATGGACGATCTGGCGCGTCTGCTGCGCTGGGTCTTCGGCCGGTTCATCGGCAAGGCGGACCCCAATGACGTGGTCTACACCGCCGAGACCGCCGGACGGATGAGCGAGGCCAACCGGGCCAAGCTCGCAAGGCTCGAGGAGCGGGTGGAGACTCTGGAAGGCGATCGCGACAACCTTTCCAAACGCGGCATGGCCTGA
- a CDS encoding efflux RND transporter periplasmic adaptor subunit, translating to MPKPTRLAAATAVLIALAAAPSVAADGETSAEPAVSLPAIVVTDATVKPLTEIVLATGTIRPVEEVFVQPLLEGLSIETIAAEIGDRVEAGAVLATLRTDMLELERSSLQANKARAEASLAQLKAQLTASEAAQTDARRQFERTQRLADNGSVSTSALEQAETEALRADASAAAAREAISVAHAEIAVTEAQIDDIALRLERTNIKAPVSGVISDKNARIGAIASGSSSPMFTIIEDGAIELVAQVPEDSVMKVAAGQKAKIELVGAGAPIMGTVRLVSPIVNDATRLADVFISIDNPESARSGMYASAEIITKQADDLALPLTAVNISQGSATVRRVKDGIVEVVDVETGIQDGETVQITSGLSEGDQVVAKAGAYVRAGDRINPVPASATASN from the coding sequence ATGCCGAAACCGACCCGCCTTGCCGCAGCGACCGCCGTGCTCATCGCACTTGCCGCAGCACCCTCCGTTGCCGCGGATGGGGAAACCTCTGCCGAACCGGCCGTTTCCCTTCCCGCCATCGTGGTTACCGATGCAACGGTAAAACCGCTGACCGAAATTGTGCTGGCAACCGGCACGATCCGCCCGGTCGAGGAGGTGTTCGTGCAGCCGCTGCTTGAGGGGCTTTCAATCGAGACCATCGCGGCCGAGATCGGCGACCGGGTCGAGGCGGGCGCGGTGCTTGCAACCCTGCGCACCGACATGCTGGAGCTGGAGCGGAGCAGCCTGCAGGCGAACAAGGCCAGAGCCGAGGCGAGCCTGGCGCAGCTCAAGGCGCAGTTGACCGCCAGTGAAGCCGCCCAGACCGATGCGCGCCGCCAGTTCGAGCGCACCCAAAGGCTCGCCGATAACGGATCGGTCTCGACCTCCGCTCTGGAGCAGGCAGAGACCGAGGCGCTGCGCGCCGATGCCAGCGCGGCGGCCGCCCGCGAGGCCATCTCGGTCGCCCACGCCGAGATCGCGGTCACCGAGGCGCAGATCGACGATATCGCGTTGCGTCTTGAGCGCACCAATATCAAGGCGCCGGTCTCTGGCGTGATTTCCGACAAGAACGCCCGTATCGGCGCCATCGCAAGCGGTTCTTCCAGTCCGATGTTCACCATCATCGAGGACGGCGCGATCGAACTCGTGGCGCAGGTGCCGGAAGATTCGGTCATGAAGGTCGCTGCCGGCCAGAAGGCGAAAATCGAGCTCGTCGGCGCCGGTGCGCCGATCATGGGCACGGTGCGGCTGGTCTCGCCGATCGTCAACGACGCCACCCGGCTTGCCGATGTGTTCATCAGCATCGACAACCCTGAAAGCGCGCGCTCGGGCATGTATGCCAGCGCCGAAATCATCACCAAGCAGGCGGACGACCTCGCCCTGCCGCTGACGGCGGTCAATATCAGCCAGGGCAGCGCCACGGTGCGCCGCGTCAAGGACGGTATTGTTGAAGTCGTTGACGTGGAGACCGGTATTCAGGACGGCGAAACCGTCCAGATCACAAGCGGGCTTTCCGAAGGCGACCAGGTGGTGGCCAAGGCCGGCGCCTATGTGCGCGCCGGTGACCGGATCAACCCGGTTCCCGCCTCCGCCACGGCGTCCAACTGA
- a CDS encoding ABC transporter substrate-binding protein translates to MKSTFIAALAAGGMMLGASQAFSADEITLQLKWVTQAQFAGYYVALEKGFYEEEGLDVTIKPGGPDIAPAQVLAGGGADVIVDWMPSALATREKGVPLVNIAQPYKSSGMMLTCLKENNVMSPEDFPGKTLGVWFYGNEYPFLSWMAHLGIPTDGGEDGVTVLKQGFNVDPLLQKQAACISTMTYNEYWQVVDAGISEDQLNTFKYEDEGVATLEDGLYVLEDDLKDPKFKEDMVKFVRASMKGWKWAEENPDEAAEIVLDYDDTGAQTEKHQKRMMREVAKLTAGSNGALDPADYQRTVEVLLGGGSDPVITKEPEGAYTLEITDAALSN, encoded by the coding sequence ATGAAATCGACTTTTATCGCGGCGCTTGCCGCAGGCGGCATGATGCTTGGGGCGTCGCAGGCCTTCTCAGCCGATGAAATCACACTGCAGCTCAAATGGGTCACGCAGGCCCAGTTCGCCGGCTATTACGTGGCACTTGAAAAGGGCTTTTACGAGGAAGAAGGCCTCGACGTGACGATCAAGCCCGGCGGCCCGGATATCGCGCCCGCACAGGTGCTGGCCGGCGGCGGCGCCGACGTGATCGTCGACTGGATGCCGTCGGCGCTCGCCACGCGCGAAAAGGGCGTCCCGCTCGTCAACATCGCCCAGCCCTACAAGTCCTCCGGCATGATGCTGACCTGCCTGAAGGAAAACAACGTGATGAGCCCGGAGGATTTCCCCGGCAAGACGCTCGGCGTCTGGTTCTACGGCAATGAATATCCGTTCCTGTCGTGGATGGCCCATCTCGGCATTCCGACCGATGGCGGCGAGGACGGCGTGACGGTGCTGAAGCAGGGCTTCAATGTCGATCCGCTGCTGCAGAAGCAGGCAGCCTGTATTTCCACCATGACCTATAATGAATACTGGCAGGTCGTGGATGCAGGCATCTCGGAAGATCAGCTCAACACCTTCAAATATGAAGACGAGGGCGTGGCGACGCTGGAAGACGGGCTTTATGTTCTGGAAGACGATCTGAAGGATCCCAAGTTCAAGGAAGACATGGTCAAATTCGTCCGCGCTTCGATGAAGGGCTGGAAATGGGCCGAGGAAAACCCGGACGAAGCCGCAGAGATCGTGCTCGACTATGACGACACCGGCGCCCAGACCGAAAAGCACCAGAAGCGGATGATGCGCGAGGTCGCCAAGCTGACGGCCGGCTCCAACGGCGCGCTCGACCCGGCCGACTATCAGCGCACCGTCGAGGTTCTGCTCGGCGGCGGTTCCGACCCGGTCATCACCAAAGAGCCGGAAGGCGCCTATACGCTGGAAATCACCGACGCGGCGCTTTCCAACTGA
- a CDS encoding ABC transporter permease encodes MSGFVWFALAFWICGWAFNEWLVRQKFSNRTLSRIAWFAVPVIFGVSLLILWEGVVIAFDIPPILLPAPSDVWVRLTNSLPILWADFRQTFLKAVLIGYALGCGSGFIVAILIDRSPFLKRGLLPFGNFVSALPIVGIAPIMVMWFGFDWPSKAAVVVVATFFPMLVNTIQGLSSASDMERDLMRTYAASWSQTLIKLRLPAAWPFIFNALKINSTLALIGAIVAEFFGTPTVGMGFRISTEVGRANIDMVWAEIAVAAVAGSAFYGVVALIQRVVTFWHPSVRSGRS; translated from the coding sequence ATGAGCGGTTTCGTCTGGTTTGCGCTCGCCTTCTGGATCTGCGGCTGGGCCTTCAACGAATGGCTGGTACGGCAGAAGTTTTCCAACCGCACGCTGTCCCGGATCGCATGGTTCGCCGTGCCTGTGATCTTCGGCGTTTCGCTGCTGATATTGTGGGAAGGCGTCGTCATCGCCTTCGACATTCCGCCGATCCTGCTGCCGGCGCCGAGCGATGTCTGGGTGCGTCTCACCAATTCGCTGCCGATTCTCTGGGCCGATTTTCGCCAGACCTTCCTGAAGGCGGTGCTGATCGGCTATGCGCTCGGCTGCGGCTCGGGTTTCATCGTGGCGATCCTGATCGACCGCTCGCCCTTCCTGAAACGGGGCCTGCTGCCCTTCGGCAATTTCGTCTCGGCGCTGCCGATTGTCGGCATCGCGCCGATCATGGTGATGTGGTTCGGCTTCGACTGGCCGTCCAAGGCCGCCGTGGTGGTGGTCGCGACCTTCTTTCCGATGCTGGTCAACACCATTCAGGGCTTGTCCTCGGCCAGCGACATGGAGCGCGACCTGATGCGCACCTATGCCGCCTCGTGGTCGCAGACGCTGATCAAGCTGCGCCTGCCGGCCGCATGGCCGTTCATATTCAACGCCTTGAAGATCAATTCCACGCTGGCGCTGATCGGCGCTATTGTGGCAGAATTTTTCGGCACACCCACTGTCGGCATGGGTTTCCGGATTTCCACGGAAGTGGGCCGGGCCAATATCGACATGGTCTGGGCCGAAATAGCGGTGGCGGCGGTTGCCGGCTCCGCGTTCTACGGGGTGGTGGCGCTCATCCAGCGCGTCGTCACCTTCTGGCATCCCTCCGTCCGTTCGGGGCGGTCGTGA